TGACCAACGGACGGCAGGATACCGTCGACAACTGCGCAATTGACTCGCGGTCAATTCTGTTTGCGCTACAGACGCTCATCCTCGAATGGGTGCAGAAATCCCGGTAACTTTTCTTTCGGCAACGCGTCCAGCAGGTGCTCGGCGATTCGAAAATCTTCGGGAGTTGTGATTTTCAGATTGAGGGCCGATCCCGGCACAACCTGGACGGTCTTTCCAAATTGTTCGACGAGCTGCGCTTCGTCAGTTGGCTGAAGCCTTCCTCGTTTGGCATAGGCATCGATCAACAATTGGCGACGAAAGACTTGGGGCGTCTGTGCAGCCCACAGATGTTCGCGCGAGACCGTTTCGGTGATCTTCTGATTGGCATCGGTTCGCTTGAGGGTACTCGTGACGGGCGTTGCCAGAATGGCGGCGTCGGATTTTTCCACCGCTCTGAAGACTTGATCGATCCATTCCTTGACGATCAACGGTCGGGCCGCGTCGTGCACCGCGACGAAATCCACATCAGGCCGAACACGCTCCAACCCCTTGAGGACAGAATCCGCACGCTCGGCACCACCGGTAACGACCTCGATATCCATGAACGCGAGGTTCGGACGGAACTTCTCTTTGAACCATTCCAGATCGTCGGGCGAAATCACGAGGATTGTCTGCACG
This genomic interval from Schlesneria paludicola DSM 18645 contains the following:
- the ispD gene encoding 2-C-methyl-D-erythritol 4-phosphate cytidylyltransferase, with translation MSKFAVILPAAGKSSRYSQQRKKVFVELKGRPVWVRTAEQFVHRPDVVQTILVISPDDLEWFKEKFRPNLAFMDIEVVTGGAERADSVLKGLERVRPDVDFVAVHDAARPLIVKEWIDQVFRAVEKSDAAILATPVTSTLKRTDANQKITETVSREHLWAAQTPQVFRRQLLIDAYAKRGRLQPTDEAQLVEQFGKTVQVVPGSALNLKITTPEDFRIAEHLLDALPKEKLPGFLHPFEDERL